GTCACTGGCAGCCGTCGGTCTAGGCTATCCTTAATCCATCGTCAGACGCAATAACAGTTTGGTAAGTCTGTGCACTCGCCGTAGACAGAAGTCCAAGAGCTATGGAGTCACGGGATTTCGAGTCTTTGAAGACACCGACACTGAAACAGGTAGACACAGAGACAGGAAGGCAGAGCTGAGGCACTCACCAGCACCGTAAGCTTCATGGCGGAGAGGAAGACGCGATGTGAGATAGCGATGCCACagcaactatgtatatatacagcgcctcctcctcctcctcctcctagtctcACGTTATTTCCACCACTAAGAGATTTAGAGTCCTTGACCTGGGTTTcggaaaaaaaacatttcctcaaaGCATCGGAGAAAGGTGAAAGAgacaagtgtatattttataacccttcctaattTTTCCTAGtgttatttagtacctaagtttgatagttttggtatttatagagtaaaatgaagtcgccgatgccggaaccgagaaaatcacagatgaGGATCCTAAAACATTTCGTTGCGTAAACGTAATATGTGATGAGGCttcgcccatccaccaggtaggcggtgaatggatatgcttagtCTAGTCTTCAACAAATTCGACAATGGCCATCAGGATGTGGAATTATCCCCGTGGTTTCAAGACTGCGTTGTCTctcattatgttatatatatatatatatatatatatatatatatatatatatatatatatatatatatatatatacatatatatatatgtatatatatatatatatatatatatatatatatatatatatatatatatatatatatatgtatatatatatttatatatatacagtatatatatatacatatatatatatatatatatatatatatatatatatatatatttatatatatatctatatataacatataaaatacatttttggtgatgataaaaattataatgatgataatgatgaccgCCAGGCCTTGTTCCCAATCACTGAGGATTACGGAAAGGTACAAAGGAGGCCTGGCGTCTATCGGCTTAGGCTCTCATTATATCCTACGAAAGGTGAACTCCGTACAGGGAGTGACGGAGGGAAACTCCATTATAAGAGCGAACGAGGAGATATACGATGATGATCAAGACAATGAAAGTGGTGGGAACGATGGcagaggttaaataaaaaaaaaaatagaaaaagagacaAGATTCACTTGGGGACCTTCAGTGAAGTTTCGTCTCTTGtcatgcagaagaagaagaagaagaagaaagagagagagagagagagagagagagagagagagagagagagagagagaggggaggctaATTGGATAATGGGAGCTGAGGGTGAGAGGAAGAATTTtactccttatctctctctctctctctctctctctctctctctctctctccctctctctctctctctctctctctctctctctctctctctctccaacttcgaAATTCTAGATTTCAGATCTGAAATTCCTTTGGAGGATTTAAAGGAGAATTCTATATTGGTTATCACTGGTATTCGCTGGACAAGAATGCATTCGTCGTAAGAGTTAGGAAGTTGTCTATAAATTTGCTGCAATCGCTTGTatacaaaattattctttctctagtgaaatgtatgtttttggttatttgtttttatacacaAGTACTGTCATACGAAACTATTTTAACTTTTGAGACTTCAAGTATTTAGTTGCATCGTACGTAGTCACTggattacaaattaattttttatcctgaggaaatcaagtaattttcttgttttcttttgtgcatAGACActggtaaaaagaattttatcttttcatcctTGAAGCCTGAAGGTACGTGTTGTTTTGATCGAGAAACGACTGATTAACGCAAAACTCAGTCTTTCCAGATTAGAGTTTGCTTTTATTCAGCTGCGTAGGCATAACTCACTCATCATTTACTCGCCGAATAAACTCGTCAGTGATCGTTGTAGCAAGCTGCAATTCCGCATAGATTACCTGCGTCTCTTGTGAGCAATTTTGAATACAGGAAGATTTTGCATTTGACAAGGAACGAGGTGACCGGAATTtggtaaaaaatgttttaaatttttacacaGATTCTCATTCTCAAATGCTTAGGTTTAGACGTGAGCAGTTTTATGCAGTATATAAAAGAAGTTTTGGAAGAagagagacgtaaaatacaaaagaaaagtattCGTAGACATGTTAAAGTTACTAACAACAATTGAGGATATacatagaaaaagttaagtataccttagttttaccagaccactgagctgattaacagctctcctaggtctggcccgaaggattagacttattttacatagAAACGAAGCGATTTGTAatataatgtatttcataaataataaatctagTGATGATATATTAAATGCTCTTCGTACAATAACGACATAACTTGTCACTCATTGAAACTCTTATAGGTTAGAAGTCAGGCAATGTGCGATCTTATTTCATAACACTAAACAAAGAGATTGGAACATTTGTCTACTGTGGCCAGTCCTCATTGTTTAGGGAGGGGAGTAGAGACCAGATGGTGTAGATGAGATGCCTCCAGAGATGCTTCCTCCAGTGACAGAGCCTCCAGAGATGCTTCCTCCAGAGATAGAGCCTCCAGAGATGATGCCTCCACCGAAAGATCCTCCAGAAATGATGCTTCCGCCTACTGAGGATCCTCCAGAAACACCAAAGTCAGAAGAAATGCCACCTCCTGAAATGATGCCACCAGAGACACCACCTCCAGAGACAGTGTCGCCAGAGATACCACCTCCAATGACCTGCCCGATTCCTTGATGGACAGCGCTGTTGAGAGCCGTCTGGAGGTCCACGCCCCCTGGAAGAGTCGGGTTCTGGCCGTCGCCGTAATTGACGAAGTAGACCTCAGGCTGGGTCTTGGGTGGTGCTGGTACGTTGATGACCTTCTGCCCATCGACTGCGGTTCCCTTGTTCAGGACGTACACGATGTTCTTCTGCTGGGGTGGGGGTATCACAATCGGCTCCAGGGCGCCGCCGCCCTCTGGGAGACGCACGAACAGGATATTGTGCTCTACCTTCGGTAGGGGAATGGTAGGCCGAGGTCCGACGGGACGGGGCTGCTCAGGGACGTCGTAGACGTAGATGTTGCGCATGACTTGAGGAGTGACGCACCTCCCGTCGACGTGCAGGACCTGCCCGTCGCCGCAGGAGGTGGCGGCGATGCCGTCCGGGAAGACTGTTAACCTTTTAGCTCCAGTTATGAAGATTTTCCTGTTGGATAAGTCAGTTCCAATGCTGGGAAGAGGAgcgggaggaaaaggaagagcagGAGGTCCCACATAAGGGGATTGGTCGAAGTAACCTCCACTCACGATACCCCCACTGATGCTTCCGCCTCCTCCACTGATAattccacctcctccactgacgaTTCCACCTCCAGAGGATCCTGGAGTGGGTAAGGAATAGCCCTGCGGCAAGCCGCATTCCACTGCAGCGTACAAGGACACGAAAATCTGGaaattaacaaagataaaaataactagataaaaatatCTTGCGTTACTGCAGATGAGATAAGTGGCTTCGTGAGCGCTGGAACAACAAAGGTCGATTACCTCTGAGAATCGCGAATTCCAGGGATTAAAGCTGTAGTTCATGATGGAATATCAAGTGTTTCTTAAAAAGTATATAGGCCTATGCCTGaataatctgaatatatatatatatatatatatatatatatatatatatatatatataaacataaatataaatataaatatatatatatatatatatatatatatatatatatatatatatatatatatatatatatatatatatatatataaaaaaagtctggCATATGGTTATTCACATACAAAAGTCTGGCCATGTGTCCAAAAATGCATAGTTTTAGCATGAGAGAGTATTACCTATTCGTATTTTCCAAATACAGAAGAAATACTTCAGTTACTCCTTACGTGAACTGAACATCGTGATTTTTACCCAAATTATCTTCTTACTAATGGAACgtctttatttcttaaaagctACAAAAGTATGGATGAAATAATTTCTTACTATAATTTGATATCTCGTAAGAATAGATCTCTCAGCagaaatgatgatgaagaagaagaagaagaagaagaagaagaagaagaagaagaagaagaagaagaagaagaagaaggaaaagattgtGATGATGAGTGTAATGTGCGTTCAAGTGCAAAGAGCGCGACGAGTAAAAACGCCTTGCAAAGGTCAGAGCACGAGTGACGAGCATCGCTTGGAAAGTTACAAACTTACCAGAAGGGTTAGAGGTTACCGAGAGGTTCTTCTCTGACACTTTTTATCTTCTTCGTCTTTATAATTTTTACCGGCTCTTTCCAGACGAGCATGTTCTCCCGGCTAACATTTCCCCCATCCTTCCACCCCCAATGAACAAACATTTCTCTTTGGTTCCTATTCTTGCCGTTTTATGCGCAGACAGCTTTTGCAGGTCTGTCGCTCGTACATATGATCGTGACTCAAGGTACTGgcaattttactttctttctctgcACATATTCATAACCATCTGCCGATAAATGCGGTAATTTAACAGCTTAGGAATCAAATGAAAGACCAAAGTTTTTGTTGCAATCCTTGAAGAATCTCTCAGTCTCCCCGTAGCTTCGTTAACAGCTATTATAAGATACTCTGAGCCGAGAAGGTTCATACTACGTCTAGACCGATATTCCAAAATAATTGtcaaaccttgtttttttttccctgaatCGCCTCTTTCAGTCAAGGTCTTGAATGTGTGAACGTATCAAATGTATGAATGGGTCTTGTTACGCGTCGAGGAGGGTCATTCACCCAAGCCTCAGGGATACAAAGGACTCTAGCCTAGTCCTAGTCACTGGTAGCCGTCGGTCTAGGCTATCCTTAATCCACCGTCAAACGCAATAACAGTTTGGCAAGTCTGTACACTCGCCGTAGACAGAAGTCCAAGGGCTATGGAGTCAAGGGATTTCGAGTCTTTGAAGACACAGACACTGAAACAGgcagacacacagacaggtagGCAGAGCCGAGGCACTCACCAGCACCATAAGCTTCATGGCGGAGAGGAAGACGCGATGTGAGATAGCGACGCCACAgcaactatgcatatatatagcgACTCCCCGTCCTCCTCCTAATTTCACCTCTCACTTCTACCATTAAGGGATTCAGGGTCCTTGACCGGGTGTTCGGACACAACATTTCAATAAGTATCGGAGAATAGGGAAAGGTGacaagtgaatattttataaaaaccattccaaatttttcctagtattatttagtacctgaGTTCGATATATTTTggtatttatagagtaaaatgaagtcgccgatgccgcaaccgagaaaatcacagacaaggatcctaaaacaattcgttgCGTAAACGTAATATGTGATGAGGCttcgcccatccaccaggtaggcggtgaatgaaTATGCTTAGTCTAGTCTTCAACAGATTCGATAATGGCCATCAGGATGTGGAATTGTCCCCATGGTTTCTAGACTGcgttgttttcattatatatatatatatatatatatatatatatatatatatatatatatacatacatacatacactaaagCTTGCAACAGACTTGGGAATCGGGTCGGAGTGGCCACGTGTCACAATGAGGCCACAAAAACTCAAGAGAGTGATGAACTTTCATGAATGGCCGAATCTGTTACTGACTTAttaagatacagtatatatatatatatatatatatatatatatatatatatatatatatatatatatatatatatatatatatatatatatatatatatagattaggatgtccttgtgccagcacggaGTCATTCCCATGAGCAGACTATAATACACCACTTCTGATTAGGAAAGTGATAAAGGTGATGATCTGAATCCTAATGATGACCGCCAGGCCTTGTTTGCAATCACTGAGGATTACGGAAAGGTACAAAGGAGGCCTGGCGTCTATCGGCTTAGGCTCTCATTATATCCTACGAAAGGTGAACTCCGTACAGGGAGTGACGGAGGGAAACTCCATTATAAGAGCGAACGAGGAGATATACGATGATGATCAAGATAATGAAAGTGATGGAAACGATGGcagaggttaaataaaaaaaaaaaatagaaaaagagacaAGATTCACTTGGGGACCTTCAGTGAAGTTTCGTCTCTtgtcatgaagaagaagaagaagaagaaagagagagagagagagagagagagagagaggctaatgggATAATGGGGGCTGAGGGTGAGAGGAAGAATTTtactccttatctctctctctctctctctctctctctctctctctctctctctctctctctaacttcgaAATTCTGGATTTCGGATCTGAAATTCCTTTGGAGGATTTAAAGGagaattctatattttttatcactagTACTCGCTGGACAAGAATGCAGTCGTCGTAAAAGTTAGGAAATTGTCTACAAATTTGCTGCAATCGCTTGTatacaaaattattctttctctAGTGGAATGTatgtttttggttatttgtttttatacacaAGTACTGTCATACGAAACTGTTTTATCTTTTGAGACTTTAAGTATTTAGTTGCATCGTACGTAGTCACTggattacaaattaattttttatcctgaggaaatcaagtaattttcttgttttcttttgtgcatAGACAttggtaaaaagaattttatcttttcatcctTGAAGCCTGAAGGTACGTGTTATTTTGATCGAGAAACGACTGATTAACGCAAAAATCAGTCTTTCCGGATTAGAGTTTGCTTTTACTCAGGAGCTTAGGCATAACTCACTCATCATTTACTCGCTGAATAAACTCGTCAATGATCGTTGTAACAAGCTGCAATTCCGCACAGATTACCTGCGTCTCTTGTGAGCAATTTTGAATACAGGAAGAATTTGCAGTTTGACAAGGAACGAGGTGACCGGAATTTGgtgaaaaatgtttcaaatttttaCACAGACTCTCATTCTCAAATGCTTAGGTTTAGACGTGAGCAGTTTCATGCAGTATATAAAAGAAGTTTTGGAAGAagagagacgtaaaatacaaaagacaagTATTTGTAGACATGTTGAAGTTACTAACAACAATTGAGGATGTacatagaaaaagttaagtataccttagctttaccagaccactgagctgattaacagctctcctaggtctggcccgaaggattagacttattttacatagAAACGAAGCGATTTGTAatataatgtatttcataaataataaatttagtgACAATATATTATATGCTCTTCGTACAATAACGACATAACTTGTCGTTCATTGAAACTCTTTTAGGTTAGAAGTCAGGCAATGTGCGATCTTATTTCATAACACTAAACAAAGAGATTGGAACCTTGTCTACTCCGGCCAGGCCTCACTGTTTAGGGAGGAGTAGAGACCAGATGGTGTAGATGAGATGCCTCCAGAGATGCTTCCTCCAGAGATAGAGCCTCCAGAGATGGAGCCTCCAGAGATGATGCCTCCACCGAAAGATCCTCCAGAAATGATGCTTCCGCCTACTGAGGATcctccagaaacaccaaaatcaGAAGAAATGCCACCTCCTGAAATGATGTCACCAGAGACACCACCTCCAGAGACAGTGCCGCCAGAGATACCACCTCCAATGACCTGCCCGATTCCTTGATGGACAGCGCTGTTGAGAGCCGTCTGGAGGTCCGCGCCCCCTGGAAGAGTCGGGTTCTGGCCGTCGCCGTAATTGACGAAGTAGACCTCAGGCTGGCTTTTGGGTGGTGCTGGGACGTTGATGACCTTCTGCCCACCGACTGCGGTTCCCTTTTTCAGGACGTACACGATGTTCTTCTGCTGGGGTGGGGGTATCACAATCGGCTCCAGGGCGCCGCCGTCCTCTGGGAGACGCACGAACAGGATATTGTGGTCGACCTTCGGCAGGGGAATGGTAGGCCGAGGTCCGACGGGACGGGGGTGCTCAGGGACGTCGTAGACGTAGATGTTGCGCATGACTTGAGGAGTGACGCACCTCCCGTCGACGTGCAGGACCTGCCCGTCGGCGCAGGAGGTGGCGGCGATACCGTCCGAGATGAGTTCATCCTTTAAAGCTGCAGAAGGACGGAAGATGTTTCTGTTGGATAAGTCACCGCTTATGTGAGGCAAAATAGGTGCCTCACTAGTGGATTGGTTGAAGTAACCTCCACTCACGATAACCCCACTGATGCTTCCGCCTCCTCCCCTGATAattccacctcctccactgacgaTTCCACCTCCAGAGGATCCTGGAGTGGGTAAGGAATAGCCCTGCGGCAAGCCGCATTCCACTGCAGCGTACAAGGACACGAAAATCtggaaataaacaaagacaaaaataactaGCTAAAAATATCTTGTGTTACTGCAGATGAGATTAGTGGCTTCGTGAGCGCTGGAACAACGAAGGTCGATTACCTCTGAGAATCGCGAATTCCAGGGATTAAAGCTGTAGTTCATGATGGAATATCAAGTGTCTCTTAAAAAGTATATAAGCCTATGCCTGaataatctgaatatatatatatatatatatatatatatatatatatatatatatatatatatatatatatatatgtatgtatatgtatatgtataatgtatatgtatattaaatgtcTGGCATATGGTCATTCACATACATAAGTCTGGCCATGTGTCCAAAATTGCATGGGTTTAGCATGAGAGAGTATTACCTATTCGTATTTTCCAAATACAGAAGAAATACTTCGGTTACTCCTTACGTGAACTCAACATCGTGATTTTTACCCAAATTATCTTCTTCAAAGTGGAACGACGTTATTTCTTAAAAGCTACAAAAGTATGGATGAaataatttcttgctataatttGTTATCTCGTAAGAATGTATCTCTCagtagaaatgaagaagaaggagaagaaggaaaagattgtGATGATGCGTCTAATGTGCGTTCAAGTGCAAAGAGCGAGACAAGTAAAAACGCCTCGCAAAGGTCAGGGCACGAGTGACGAGCATCGCTTGGAACGTTACCTACTTACCAGAAGGGTTAGAGGCTACCGAATGAGAGATTCTTCTCTGACACCTTTTATCTTCTTCGTCTTTATAATTTTTACCGGCTCTTTCCAGACGAGCATGTTCTCCCGGCTAACCTTTTACCAAACCTTCCACCCCCAATGAACAAACATTTCTCTTTGGCTCCTCTTCTTGCCGTTTTATGGGCAGACAGCTTTTGCAGGTCTGTCGCTCGTACATATGATCGTGACTCAAGGTACTGgcaattttactttctttctctgtACATATTCATAACATCTGCCGATAAATGCGGGTAATTTAACAGCTTAGGAATCaaatgaaatactaaagtttTTGTTGCAATCCTTGAAGAATCTCTCGGTCTCCCCGTAGCTTCGTTAACAGCTATTATAGGTTAATGTGAGCCGACAAGATTCATACTACGTCTAGACCGatattccaaaagaattgtcAAACCTTGTTTTTTACGCCCTGAATCGCTTTTTTTTAGCTAAGGTCTTGAATGTATGAGTGTATCAAATGTATGATGGGTCTAGTTACGCGTCGAGGAGGGTCATTCACTCAAGCCTCAAGGATACAAAGGACTCTATAGTCCTGGTCGCTGGTAGCCGTCGGTCTAGGCTATCCTTAATCCATCGTCAGACGCAATAACAGTTTGGTAAGTCTGTGCACTCGCTATAGACAGAAGTCCAAGAGCTATGGAGTCACGGGATTCCGAGTCTTTGAAGACACCGACACTGAAACAGACAGGGCgcacagacaggcagacacagaGACAGGTAGGCAGAGCCGAGGCACTCACCAGCACCGTAAGCTTCATGGCGGAGAGGAAGACGCGATGTGAGATAGCGATGCCACAGcaactatgtatatatagagcgcctcctcctcctcctctcagtcTCACCTCATTTCCCCTGCCAAGAGATTCAGAGTCCTTGACCGGCGGTTAGGAAACAACATTTCCCCAAAGCATCggagaaaggggaaagggagaagTGTATAATTTATAAGACCCTTCCAAAATTTTCctagtattatttagtacctaagttcgatatattttggtatttatagagtaaattgaagtcgccgatgccggaaccgagaaaatcacagacaggGATCCTAAAACATTTTGTTGCGTAAAAATAATATGTGATGAGGCttcgcccatccaccaggtaggcggtgaatggatatgcttagtCTAGTATTTAACAGATTCGAAAATGGCCATCAGGAtgtggaattgtccccgtggtttcAAGACTGCGCTGTTTATCattatgttatatgtatacatatatatatatatatatatatatatatatatatatatatatatatatatatatatataaatatatacagtatatatatacatacatatatatatatatatatatatatatatatatatatcatacatatataatatatatttatatataaataaatgaatatatatatatatatatatatatatatatatatatatatatatatatatatatatatatatatatatatatatatatatatatatatatatatatcgtacatatataatatatatatatatatttatatataaataaatgaatatattatatatatatatacatatatatatacatatatatatatatatatatatatatatatatatatatatatatatatatatatatatatatatatatatatatatatatacatatatatatatatatatatatatatatatatatatatatatatatatatatatatatatatatatatatatatacatacatatatactataaagCTTGCAATAGACTCTGGGAAACGGGTTGGAGTGGCCACGTGTCACAATGAGGCCAGAAAAACTCAAGAGAGTGATGAACTTTCATGAATGGCCGAATCTGTAACAgacgtattaatatatatatatatatatatatatatatatatatatatatatatatatatatatatatatatattttaaattagaatgtccttgtgccagcacggaATCATTCCCATGAGCAGACTATAATACACCACTTCTGATTAGGAAA
The sequence above is drawn from the Macrobrachium rosenbergii isolate ZJJX-2024 chromosome 15, ASM4041242v1, whole genome shotgun sequence genome and encodes:
- the LOC136846786 gene encoding uncharacterized protein isoform X1, with product MKLTVLIFVSLYAAVECGLPQGYSLPTPGSSGGGIVSGGGGIIRGGGGSISGVIVSGGYFNQSTSEAPILPHISGDLSNRNIFRPSAALKDELISDGIAATSCADGQVLHVDGRCVTPQVMRNIYVYDVPEHPRPVGPRPTIPLPKVDHNILFVRLPEDGGALEPIVIPPPQQKNIVYVLKKGTAVGGQKVINVPAPPKSQPEVYFVNYGDGQNPTLPGGADLQTALNSAVHQGIGQVIGGGISGGTVSGGGVSGDIISGGGISSDFGVSGGSSVGGSIISGGSFGGGIISGGSISGGSISGGSISGGSISGGSVTGGSISGGISSTPSGLYSPP
- the LOC136846786 gene encoding uncharacterized protein isoform X2 is translated as MKLMVLIFVSLYAAVECGLPQGYSLPTPGSSGGGIVSGGGGIISGGGGSISGGIVSGGYFDQSPYVGPPALPFPPAPLPSIGTDLSNRKIFITGAKRLTVFPDGIAATSCGDGQVLHVDGRCVTPQVMRNIYVYDVPEQPRPVGPRPTIPLPKVEHNILFVRLPEGGGALEPIVIPPPQQKNIVYVLNKGTAVDGQKVINVPAPPKTQPEVYFVNYGDGQNPTLPGGVDLQTALNSAVHQGIGQVIGGGISGDTVSGGGVSGGIISGGGISSDFGVSGGSSVGGSIISGGSFGGGIISGGSISGGSISGGSVTGGSISGGISSTPSGLYSPP